One Halarcobacter ebronensis genomic window carries:
- the groES gene encoding co-chaperone GroES — MNFKPLGKRVLVKRTEVEQKTASGIILVDSAKEKPNTAVVKAVGSEVKELKEGDTIVFEQYRGTEFTLDGEDYLVLDIENIIGVM; from the coding sequence ATGAATTTTAAACCATTAGGTAAAAGAGTTCTTGTAAAAAGAACTGAAGTTGAACAAAAAACTGCAAGTGGAATCATCTTAGTTGATTCAGCAAAAGAGAAACCTAACACAGCTGTTGTTAAGGCAGTTGGTTCTGAAGTAAAAGAACTTAAAGAGGGTGATACAATTGTATTTGAACAATACAGAGGGACTGAGTTTACATTAGATGGTGAAGATTATTTAGTGCTTGATATTGAAAATATTATAGGAGTTATGTAA